ATGCAAGCTCAGGAACGCCTGGACGTCATCAGCATCTGATTGCCGGCGCCGTCAAGTACGGTAGTCACCGAGCTATTACTAATCAGCACAGCATGTCCGCTTTGCACCCACCCGCCCAGGGCCAGACTCATCACTGCACTGCGTTGAATGCCGCGCCCGGCGCGGCTGTCAATGTCTTCGATAGCCGCTTGCGGATACTTCAGCCTAGCCTGTTTCAACAGGCGGGTTTGGCGCTTGTCATTGCGCCAGTGCACCTCCCTGTCTACCAATAGCGCCAACCGCTCTTCAAAGCTCATGGCCGCCACGCCTGCTTGACTGAGCTGCTCCTGCAGCCCCGTGGCCAAGCCCTCCAGCCTCAATTCACGCAGTTGGGCCAATGTCGTATTCATCATCATGGGGTTCTCTCCATTCGTCTCTATTGGTAATAGCCAGGCCCGCGCACGTGAGCATGTGCCGGGCTGCTCCACTCGGGGGCCTCGGTCTTAAGCAACTGATCCCCGCGGTTGACCAGGATGTCGCGGATATGGCTGTATTTGCAGGTGCCCAACTGCAGCGCCATCAAGCTCGCCGCTTCCAGCCTGGCATGGCCGTATCGGCGCCCCAGGGAGAGCAAACCCAAGCAGGCCCGGTAGGCATGTTCAGGGTGGCGCTGGCGCTCCAGCGTCTGGCCCACCAGTGCATGTGGAACGCTATAGCGGTGTAACCGGTCACTGTCCGGCGTTATTGCCTACGTTACCAAACCGTGTAATGGTGAACGCAATGGATTCTCGGCGAAGTGCTGCTTCCATTGACGAGGCGTCAGTTCTGAAACTCTGGAGGCGGGGTGGTGGCCTACGCGTTGCAAGACATCAACCAGGTAGGTGTAGGGGTCAATGTCATGTAAACGGCATGTCACGATCAGGCTCTGCATGATGCCCGCGCGCTTGGCGCCCACCTCCGTCCAGCAGAATAACCAATTGCGCCTGCCCATTGGTATCGCGCGCAAGGCGCGTTCCAGATGGTTCGTATCCATGGCCACATCCGCATCGCCCAGAAACACCTGCAGTTGCGCGCGGCGCTCGCGTGCATAGGCCAATGCCTTGGTCAACGGATTGCTGGGCAGGAAGCCTTGCCGCTCGAACTGCAAATCCACCCATTCAAAGAAGTTCTGCACCAGCGGTTTGCTGTGGCTTAGACGGTGCTCTCGTTTGGCATCCCCGTAGAGGTCACGTTCACGAATGGCTTCTTCCTGGGCGTAAATCTCGCCAATTTGCTGCAGCGCCTGGCCAGCGGCCTGTGGCTCGGCCCCTAGAGCTTCAAAGAAGCCACGCCTGCAGTGCGCCCAGCATTGGGCATGCGTAATGCCGGTCTTGGCAGCGTAACGTGCATAGGCCTCATAGCCGTCAGTGAGCAACACGGCATCTGTGGCCCCTGGCAGCCCCAATGCCTGCTGTACGTGCTCGTGGCGGCGCGACTCGAAATAGGCAAAGCACACCTCATCGAGTTCGCCGTACACAGGCCAGAAGTAGGCCGCCTTCATCTTGCCGGGCCCACTGCGCCCGGCCTTGATGGGGGTCTCGTCCATTGCCTTGACCCGGCTGTTGCGGATCGACTCGAGCTGCGTGTCGTAAATCGGCTCCAGCAGGGAAATGGTCTTTTGCGCCAGTTGCGTCAGCCACGCCCGGCTGAGTTTGAAGCCCGCTTGGCTCAGGCGCTGGTGCTGCCGGTACAGCGGAATGTGCCAGGCAAACTTGTCAACAACAACGCCTGCGAGCAAGCTCACGTCAGCGCGGCTGCCCTCAATGATGCCTGTTGGCGCGCCCGCACAGTGCAGGGTTTGCGTGTCGTGGCGCTTGATGACAGAGCGCACATACTTCAGCACCACATAGGCACCGGGGCGCTGTGCCAAGCGGTGGCTGACCTTCTGGCTGACAACCTCGTACTGATCGGGCGAGAGGTCTTTGGTCTCGGGGTTGGCCAGCTCGATGGTGTGCACGGGCACCTTGGTTTCGTCAAAGAACGATGCGGGCGTGCCCTCGTCGGCAAAGTTGCTGCGGGGTTTGCGTCGCTGGTGTGCAGGGATGGTGTTGGAGTCGGAGTCGGCTTCGGGCGCATCAGTGGCAGGGAGGTCGCCCAGGAGTTGCCCCAGGTGCATTTGCTGCGCATCGGGCAAGGGTGCAAAGCGCTCGCTCTTCTTGCCAAAGAGTTGGCGTTTGAACCATTCGAGCTGCTGCTCCAGCGCGCTGATGCTGGCGGCCTGTGCTTGCAGTGTCTGCGCGATGCTCTGCGGCGACAGCCCCATGACCGTTTCGACGGTAAATGTGGGAGTGCTGGTATTGGGCATCGACATGGGCCTTATCTTGCGGCCTTTAGGGACAAAGCAAAAGAGTGCTTCTCCGGATTGAAAATGGGCACATCGTCACCTCCGCGCAGGGTGTTGGTAGCGTTTGTGGCGTCGGCGCACTTCGATGCCTTCGAGCATCAGTTTGAGCGCCGTGCAGTCGATCTCGCCACTGCCGCCTTGAACGCCTTTACGGGAGAACTTGCCGCTCTCCAAACGCTTGCACCACAGGCACCAGCCGCTGCGGTCAAAGTACAGCACCTTCATCTGTGTTTGCCGCCGGTTGATGAAAACAAACATGTGTCCGGCCAGCACATCCACTTCAAACCCCTGGCGTGCCAGAGCGTACAAGCCGTCGTAGGACTGGCGCATATCGGCAGCTTGGCCATACAGGAACACGCGAATGCGGCCCTCGGGAAAGAACATTACCGGCGTACCAGATGCAAACTCATGCCCGAGCCGAGTTCGATGCGTAACTCCATGGCTCCATTGCCGCTGCCGTGCACTCCAGCAAGGTCGCCCAGATCAACGAACGCCGCCTTCGGCACGGTGGTGGGGGCTACCTTGTTCGTTCGCAGCGGGGACGCGATTCCCCTCTGTTTATTCCTAAGCGTGCGTCGGCGAGCAAGGCTGCTGCGACTGATGCCTTCGCGGCTGCAAAATTCATCTATCGTCAATCCAGCGCGGTCAAAACGATCCAGTACCTCAGCCCAAGTCTGTTCACTCAACACTGCACGCCTGAGCACGCTCTGCGTCTCTTCCATATCCGACCCCGTCCTGTTTGTTGATCAGGGCGCATTCTTTGGTACCTGCAATCAGTTCGCAAGAACGCCGGACAGTGACCGGTTACGAGGCAATGGCCCGTTGGCATGGTGTCACTTTTCACCACATACAGGCCAATTGGTTTTCGGCACATAGGAGCCAGAGCGTTTTCGGCACATATAGGCCATTTGGTTTTCGTCATATAGGAGCCAGCCGGGGGATTGGACGGGCATCTCGAACGCGACGTAACTGTCGTTACCTTCTGAATTTTTTGTTCAGGAGTAACGGATGGGTCGCAGAAAGATCGAGATGCATGAATACAGAAACGTTTTAATCAGACTACGCGCCGGTGACGGCGATCGCGAGATCGCGCGTCTGGGCCTTATGGGCCGGGTCAAGGTGGCGAGCTTTCGCGAACACGCCCGCAGCTTGGGCTGGTTGGAGGCTGAGCTGCCGCTGCCCGAACCCGAAGTTATTGCCCTGAGTCTGTGCGCAGCGGCCAAGCGCCCATCCAGCACGGTCTCCAAAGCCCACCCATGGCGCGAACAAGTGGCGCGCTGGATGGCTGCCGGGGTTGAGGGCGTAGCCATTCATGCCGCGTTGGTGCGCGAGCACCAGTTCTGCGGCAGCTACTCCTCTGTCTATCGCATCATGCGTGACATTGCCAAGGCACAGCCGCGTACCGATCTCACTGTGAGACTGAGCTTCAAGCCCGGCGAAGCCGCTCAGGTTGACTTTGGCGCGGGGCCATTTTTGGTGCATCCGGATGGACAGCGTAGGCGCACCTGGGCCTTTGTTATGACCTTGTGTCACAGCCGCCATCAGTATGTGGAATTCGTCTGGGACCAAACGGTGGCCACATGGCTGGGCTGCCACCGCCGTGCCTTTGAGTGGTTTGGCGGTGTGCCCGAGCGCGTGATCATCGACAACGCCAAGTGCGCCATCATCAAGGCTTGCCGATTTGACCCGCAGGTGCAGCGCTCCTATGCCGAGTGCGCTGAAGGTTATGAATTCAAGATTGACCCGTGCCCGCCGCACGATCCGCAGAAGAAGGGTATCGTGGAGTCGGGCGTCAAATACGTCAAGCGTAACTTCCTGTCTACCCGCGAATTCCGTGATCTGGCGGACCTTAATGCACAGGCGCAGGCGTGGGTATTGCAGGAAGCCGGTGTGCGCATTCACGGCACCACCCGCCAGCAGCCCATGGATTTGTTTGCGCTGGAGCGGGCCTTGCTCAAGCCGCTTCCACCGCAGGCGCCGGACTTGGGCGTTTGGCAGTGCGTGACGCTGCACCGCGACTGCCACGTCAAGTTTGACTACAAGCTGTATTCCGCCCCCTTTGCGCTGGTGGGCAAAGAGCTGTGGCTACGTAACCGGTCACTGTCCGGCGTTATTGCCTACGTTACCAAACCGTGTAATGGTGAACGCAATGGATTCTCGGCGAAGTGCTGCTTCCATTGACGAGGCGTCAGTTCTGAAACTCTGGAGGCGGGGTGGTGGCCTACGCGTTGCAAGACATCAACCAGGTAGGTGTAGGGGTCAATGTCATGTAAACGGCATGTCACGATCAGGCTCTGCATGATGCCCGCGCGCTTGGCGCCCACCTCCGTCCAGCAGAATAACCAATTGCGCCTGCCCATTGGTATCGCGCGCAAGGCGCGTTCCAGATGGTTCGTATCCATGGCCACATCCGCATCGCCCAGAAACACCTGCAGTTGCGCGCGGCGCTCGCGTGCATAGGCCAATGCCTTGGTCAACGGATTGCTGGGCAGGAAGCCTTGCCGCTCGAACTGCAAATCCACCCATTCAAAGAAGTTCTGCACCAGCGGTTTGCTGTGGCTTAGACGGTGCTCTCGTTTGGCATCCCCGTAGAGGTCACGTTCACGAATGGCTTCTTCCTGGGCGTAAATCTCGCCAATTTGCTGCAGCGCCTGGCCAGCGGCCTGTGGCTCGGCCCCTAGAGCTTCAAAGAAGCCACGCCTGCAGTGCGCCCAGCATTGGGCATGCGTAATGCCGGTCTTGGCAGCGTAACGTGCATAGGCCTCATAGCCGTCAGTGAGCAACACGGCATCTGTGGCCCCTGGCAGCCCCAATGCCTGCTGTACGTGCTCGTGGCGGCGCGACTCGAAATAGGCAAAGCACACCTCATCGAGTTCGCCGTACACAGGCCAGAAGTAGGCCGCCTTCATCTTGCCGGGCCCACTGCGCCCGGCCTTGATGGGGGTCTCGTCCATTGCCTTGACCCGGCTGTTGCGGATCGACTCGAGCTGCGTGTCGTAAATCGGCTCCAGCAGGGAAATGGTCTTTTGCGCCAGTTGCGTCAGCCACGCCCGGCTGAGTTTGAAGCCCGCTTGGCTCAGGCGCTGGTGCTGCCGGTACAGCGGAATGTGCCAGGCAAACTTGTCAACAACAACGCCTGCGAGCAAGCTCACGTCAGCGCGGCTGCCCTCAATGATGCCTGTTGGCGCGCCCGCACAGTGCAGGGTTTGCGTGTCGTGGCGCTTGATGACAGAGCGCACATACTTCAGCACCACATAGGCACCGGGGCGCTGTGCCAAGCGGTGGCTGACCTTCTGGCTGACAACCTCGTACTGATCGGGCGAGAGGTCTTTGGTCTCGGGGTTGGCCAGCTCGATGGTGTGCACGGGCACCTTGGTTTCGTCAAAGAACGATGCGGGCGTGCCCTCGTCGGCAAAGTTGCTGCGGGGTTTGCGTCGCTGGTGTGCAGGGATGGTGTTGGAGTCGGAGTCGGCTTCGGGCGCATCAGTGGCAGGGAGGTCGCCCAGGAGTTGCCCCAGGTGCATTTGCTGCGCATCGGGCAAGGGTGCAAAGCGCTCGCTCTTCTTGCCAAAGAGTTGGCGTTTGAACCATTCGAGCTGCTGCTCCAGCGCGCTGATGCTGGCGGCCTGTGCTTGCAGTGTCTGCGCGATGCTCTGCGGCGACAGCCCCATGACCGTTTCGACGGTAAATGTGGGAGTGCTGGTATTGGGCATCGACATGGGCCTTATCTTGCGGCCTTTAGGGACAAAGCAAAAGAGTGCTTCTCCGGATTGAAAATGGGCACATCGTCACCTCCGCGCAGGGTGTTGGTAGCGTTTGTGGCGTCGGCGCACTTCGATGCCTTCGAGCATCAGTTTGAGCGCCGTGCAGTCGATCTCGCCACTGCCGCCTTGAACGCCTTTACGGGAGAACTTGCCGCTCTCCAAACGCTTGCACCACAGGCACCAGCCGCTGCGGTCAAAGTACAGCACCTTCATCTGTGTTTGCCGCCGGTTGATGAAAACAAACATGTGTCCGGCCAGCACATCCACTTCAAACCCCTGGCGTGCCAGAGCGTACAAGCCGTCGTAGGACTGGCGCATATCGGCAGCTTGGCCATACAGGAACACGCGAATGCGGCCCTCGGGAAAGAACATTACCGGCGTACCAGATGCAAACTCATGCCCGAGCCGAGTTCGATGCGTAACTCCATGGCTCCATTGCCGCTGCCGTGCACTCCAGCAAGGTCGCCCAGATCAACGAACGCCGCCTTCGGCACGGTGGTGGGGGCTACCTTGTTCGTTCGCAGCGGGGACGCGATTCCCCTCTGTTTATTCCTAAGCGTGCGTCGGCGAGCAAGGCTGCTGCGACTGATGCCTTCGCGGCTGCAAAATTCATCTATCGTCAATCCAGCGCGGTCAAAACGATCCAGTACCTCAGCCCAAGTCTGTTCACTCAACACTGCACGCCTGAGCACGCTCTGCGTCTCTTCCATATCCGACCCCGTCCTGTTTGTTGATCAGGGCGCATTCTTTGGTACCTGCAATCAGTTCGCAAGAACGCCGGACAGTGACCGGTTACGTGGCTACGTGCCACCGATAACTGCGTGACTTTGTTTGATGACTACCGATTGGTGGCAACCCATGCGCGGGGACAGCGTCCCGGTGAACGCCTCACGACCAAAGACCACTTGCCACCCGAGGCACAACT
This DNA window, taken from Rhodoferax potami, encodes the following:
- a CDS encoding ATP-binding protein codes for the protein MMMNTTLAQLRELRLEGLATGLQEQLSQAGVAAMSFEERLALLVDREVHWRNDKRQTRLLKQARLKYPQAAIEDIDSRAGRGIQRSAVMSLALGGWVQSGHAVLISNSSVTTVLDGAGNQMLMTSRRS
- the istA gene encoding IS21 family transposase, producing MGRRKIEMHEYRNVLIRLRAGDGDREIARLGLMGRVKVASFREHARSLGWLEAELPLPEPEVIALSLCAAAKRPSSTVSKAHPWREQVARWMAAGVEGVAIHAALVREHQFCGSYSSVYRIMRDIAKAQPRTDLTVRLSFKPGEAAQVDFGAGPFLVHPDGQRRRTWAFVMTLCHSRHQYVEFVWDQTVATWLGCHRRAFEWFGGVPERVIIDNAKCAIIKACRFDPQVQRSYAECAEGYEFKIDPCPPHDPQKKGIVESGVKYVKRNFLSTREFRDLADLNAQAQAWVLQEAGVRIHGTTRQQPMDLFALERALLKPLPPQAPDLGVWQCVTLHRDCHVKFDYKLYSAPFALVGKELWLRNRSLSGVIAYVTKPCNGERNGFSAKCCFH
- the tnpC gene encoding IS66 family transposase translates to MSMPNTSTPTFTVETVMGLSPQSIAQTLQAQAASISALEQQLEWFKRQLFGKKSERFAPLPDAQQMHLGQLLGDLPATDAPEADSDSNTIPAHQRRKPRSNFADEGTPASFFDETKVPVHTIELANPETKDLSPDQYEVVSQKVSHRLAQRPGAYVVLKYVRSVIKRHDTQTLHCAGAPTGIIEGSRADVSLLAGVVVDKFAWHIPLYRQHQRLSQAGFKLSRAWLTQLAQKTISLLEPIYDTQLESIRNSRVKAMDETPIKAGRSGPGKMKAAYFWPVYGELDEVCFAYFESRRHEHVQQALGLPGATDAVLLTDGYEAYARYAAKTGITHAQCWAHCRRGFFEALGAEPQAAGQALQQIGEIYAQEEAIRERDLYGDAKREHRLSHSKPLVQNFFEWVDLQFERQGFLPSNPLTKALAYARERRAQLQVFLGDADVAMDTNHLERALRAIPMGRRNWLFCWTEVGAKRAGIMQSLIVTCRLHDIDPYTYLVDVLQRVGHHPASRVSELTPRQWKQHFAENPLRSPLHGLVT
- the tnpB gene encoding IS66 family insertion sequence element accessory protein TnpB (TnpB, as the term is used for proteins encoded by IS66 family insertion elements, is considered an accessory protein, since TnpC, encoded by a neighboring gene, is a DDE family transposase.), coding for MFFPEGRIRVFLYGQAADMRQSYDGLYALARQGFEVDVLAGHMFVFINRRQTQMKVLYFDRSGWCLWCKRLESGKFSRKGVQGGSGEIDCTALKLMLEGIEVRRRHKRYQHPARR